A genome region from Jeotgalibacillus aurantiacus includes the following:
- the comGF gene encoding competence type IV pilus minor pilin ComGF: MAQTQAYLSVHLKNHKGFTLLEVLISLAVLMIVAPLLSLIILTFYSAYESLDEQRNEEWEIFKIQFREENKYLQLKQVEDHVITFTDGEQEIRYARYSSYIRRTVGLEGHEIHLTNVNALRFQYQNGFVRMEVTFLDGRTYEAHFTFSPFES; encoded by the coding sequence ATGGCACAGACTCAGGCTTATCTATCTGTTCATCTGAAGAATCATAAAGGATTTACATTACTAGAGGTTTTAATCAGTCTGGCTGTTTTAATGATCGTTGCACCATTACTCAGTTTGATAATCCTGACCTTTTATTCGGCATACGAGTCACTCGATGAGCAGAGAAATGAAGAATGGGAAATTTTCAAGATTCAGTTCAGGGAAGAAAACAAATATCTTCAGCTGAAGCAGGTTGAGGACCATGTCATTACCTTTACAGATGGAGAACAAGAGATCCGGTATGCAAGATACAGTTCTTATATCAGGCGTACGGTTGGTTTAGAGGGGCATGAAATTCATTTAACGAATGTCAATGCATTGAGGTTTCAATATCAAAATGGCTTTGTAAGAATGGAGGTTACATTTCTGGATGGACGGACCTACGAAGCTCATTTCACATTTTCCCCTTTTGAATCATAA
- a CDS encoding YqhG family protein: MHLTLIKEFLIHKGASVTEGKQEFMVQLTEELDRKYMNRPYYWHYRDATFQKGEPARVFISMNSTEDPPSVDKITHSHPVFQSLVQSAHEEAGFYKFYEKPAVQHVHVKLYPWLFFHGESEFTPPGPESLWTIQAMSLTTGTLQSQDDIPFNDNLSGLIPENCTLSIPVISFEHAISRLITHTEMAIRNKINTERLEESKSYDVRMHTPSAGIIYRLVP, translated from the coding sequence ATGCACCTGACTTTAATCAAAGAATTTTTAATCCATAAAGGAGCTTCCGTTACAGAGGGGAAGCAAGAATTTATGGTGCAGCTGACTGAAGAGCTTGACCGGAAATACATGAACAGACCTTATTACTGGCATTACCGTGACGCAACATTTCAAAAAGGGGAACCTGCGAGAGTATTCATTTCAATGAACAGTACGGAAGATCCTCCCTCTGTCGATAAAATCACCCATTCCCATCCCGTATTTCAGTCTCTTGTCCAATCAGCGCACGAAGAAGCAGGCTTTTATAAGTTTTATGAAAAGCCTGCTGTACAACATGTGCATGTAAAGCTTTATCCATGGTTATTTTTTCACGGAGAGTCTGAATTTACTCCCCCGGGTCCGGAAAGTTTATGGACGATTCAGGCCATGTCTTTGACAACAGGTACACTGCAATCACAGGACGACATCCCGTTTAATGACAATTTGTCGGGGCTGATCCCGGAAAACTGCACGCTTTCCATTCCAGTCATCAGTTTTGAACACGCCATCAGCCGGCTGATCACACACACCGAAATGGCAATCAGAAACAAAATTAATACTGAAAGGCTTGAGGAATCAAAATCGTATGATGTTCGCATGCATACTCCTTCAGCAGGCATTATATACCGGCTCGTTCCATAA
- a CDS encoding type II secretion system protein: MKNESGFSLLESVISIGMVLFLCLTIVPVTVLSILQAEAASVKYELWSVAAEQVEFVKHTGIRQQEVIKEGVKYKITYSPEGICVYHGTDSGLSICSSEES, encoded by the coding sequence TTGAAAAATGAATCAGGCTTTTCTTTGCTTGAGTCTGTTATCTCGATCGGGATGGTTCTGTTTTTATGCCTGACTATAGTACCTGTCACAGTGCTATCAATTCTTCAGGCAGAGGCGGCATCCGTTAAATATGAGCTTTGGAGTGTAGCAGCAGAACAGGTTGAATTTGTAAAACATACAGGTATACGGCAGCAAGAAGTTATAAAAGAAGGAGTTAAATATAAAATCACCTATTCTCCGGAAGGGATATGCGTTTATCATGGCACAGACTCAGGCTTATCTATCTGTTCATCTGAAGAATCATAA
- a CDS encoding shikimate kinase, giving the protein MNVEHVFLIGFMGAGKSTAGKLAADRLSRPFIDLDQYIEEREKRSIPDIFKSDGEAYFRKLEAGAVKEIGEPAVTATGGGILYDPETGEWMRNHGLVIYLHAPFEELYTRISGDQNRPVAATRTKKELEDLYQLRHEQYQAAAHVTLSVDDVSPDITADQIRSAVMERAGI; this is encoded by the coding sequence ATGAATGTTGAACATGTATTCCTAATCGGTTTTATGGGAGCGGGTAAATCAACAGCTGGAAAATTGGCAGCTGACCGTCTGTCACGTCCGTTCATTGATCTTGATCAATATATTGAAGAAAGAGAGAAAAGGAGTATTCCTGATATATTTAAATCAGATGGTGAAGCGTATTTCCGCAAATTGGAGGCCGGTGCGGTTAAAGAAATCGGAGAACCTGCTGTAACCGCAACCGGCGGCGGTATTTTATATGATCCAGAGACAGGTGAGTGGATGCGCAATCACGGTCTGGTCATCTATCTGCACGCTCCTTTTGAAGAACTGTACACCAGAATTTCAGGGGATCAGAACAGACCTGTAGCTGCAACGAGAACAAAGAAGGAACTTGAGGATCTATATCAACTAAGGCATGAGCAGTATCAGGCTGCGGCTCATGTTACTTTATCAGTTGACGATGTTTCGCCTGACATAACAGCTGATCAGATCAGATCAGCCGTTATGGAACGAGCCGGTATATAA
- a CDS encoding DEAD/DEAH box helicase translates to MEINVSIGDKDWRERFFRYLNSFSEPSSLALTEISYELKYTSIKKERTLSCLQDLIDFSPMPHQINAAEKVLFEMGSRAILADEVGLGKTIEAGLIIKELLCRKMVKKVLILVPSSLAGQWQKELWRFTLPSIIHRGKKEWRQSPITIASIDLVKREPFRSEFQKEAFDLLLVDEAHKLSNPKTLNHQFVASLKSSYRIFLTATPVQNKTEDLYHLSQLLHPSLFESKKDFKKLIACDDKGLLKEKMDQLMIRSRRNETDVKWTKRKINVLWIDQLPYEKSLYQAVENEYTRMQKENLHSFSHLALLRQGCSSSISLLKALRGEKHDDFCKSIKVNLNITPDELITAKAQKILEIVKKHQDKVLIFTQYRATQLYLHWFLKQNGISSVLFRGGFKKGKKQWMTDLFRDQAEVMVATEAGSEGLNLQFCHCLIHADLPWNPMKLEQRTGRVHRIGQSNDVNIYYLLNKNTIEERIWRLLKDKMVLFETIVGEHDHLLSGTTEKDLDRYLNDAILHSRSEKEMKLKLDHLESVLKKAHQKILQSDQAVATGTEGFPEKEEF, encoded by the coding sequence ATGGAAATCAACGTTTCAATTGGGGACAAGGACTGGCGCGAACGTTTTTTTCGTTATTTGAACAGCTTTAGTGAGCCATCAAGCCTTGCATTGACTGAAATATCCTATGAACTAAAATACACGTCCATCAAAAAAGAACGTACACTGAGCTGTCTGCAGGACCTGATTGATTTTTCTCCTATGCCTCATCAGATCAATGCAGCTGAGAAGGTATTATTTGAGATGGGTAGCCGCGCCATTCTGGCAGATGAAGTCGGACTAGGTAAAACAATCGAAGCCGGACTGATCATTAAAGAACTGCTGTGCAGAAAAATGGTTAAAAAGGTGCTCATTCTCGTTCCGTCATCACTGGCCGGGCAGTGGCAAAAAGAGCTTTGGCGGTTCACTCTCCCTTCTATTATCCATAGAGGAAAAAAAGAATGGAGACAGTCACCGATTACCATCGCTTCCATTGACCTTGTCAAAAGGGAGCCATTCCGTTCAGAGTTTCAGAAGGAAGCGTTTGATCTCCTTCTGGTTGATGAAGCACATAAATTATCCAACCCAAAAACGCTGAATCATCAGTTTGTCGCATCTTTGAAATCATCTTACCGGATTTTTTTAACAGCAACGCCGGTACAAAATAAAACAGAGGATTTGTACCACTTGTCACAGCTGTTGCATCCATCACTTTTCGAAAGCAAAAAGGACTTCAAAAAACTGATTGCCTGTGACGATAAAGGATTGTTGAAGGAAAAAATGGATCAGCTCATGATCCGTTCCCGCCGCAACGAAACGGACGTCAAGTGGACAAAACGGAAGATCAACGTTTTATGGATTGATCAGCTGCCATATGAAAAATCTCTTTATCAGGCTGTTGAAAATGAATATACGAGGATGCAAAAAGAAAACCTTCACTCGTTCAGCCATCTGGCACTGCTCCGACAGGGCTGCAGCTCCAGCATTTCGTTATTAAAAGCACTCAGAGGAGAAAAGCACGATGATTTTTGCAAATCGATTAAGGTGAATTTAAACATCACGCCTGATGAACTGATTACAGCCAAAGCACAAAAAATACTGGAGATTGTCAAAAAGCACCAGGACAAAGTGCTGATCTTTACACAATACAGGGCAACACAGCTCTACCTTCACTGGTTTTTGAAACAAAACGGAATCTCTTCGGTGCTTTTCAGAGGAGGATTTAAAAAAGGGAAAAAGCAATGGATGACCGATCTGTTCAGGGACCAGGCAGAAGTCATGGTTGCAACCGAGGCGGGATCAGAAGGACTGAATCTTCAATTCTGTCACTGCCTGATCCACGCAGACCTTCCCTGGAATCCGATGAAGCTCGAGCAGAGAACAGGCAGGGTTCACAGAATTGGTCAATCAAATGATGTAAATATTTATTATTTGCTGAATAAAAATACGATCGAGGAAAGAATCTGGAGGCTGCTAAAAGATAAGATGGTGCTTTTCGAAACGATTGTCGGTGAGCACGATCATCTGCTGAGCGGAACGACAGAAAAGGACCTTGACCGCTATTTAAACGATGCCATCCTTCACTCCAGATCGGAAAAGGAAATGAAATTGAAACTGGATCATCTGGAATCCGTTTTGAAAAAGGCGCATCAGAAGATATTGCAATCTGACCAGGCAGTCGCCACCGGAACGGAAGGCTTTCCGGAAAAGGAGGAATTTTAA
- the gcvT gene encoding glycine cleavage system aminomethyltransferase GcvT, whose product MVTALKRTPLFPLYSEYGGKVIDFGGWELPVQFSGIKQEHHAVRTKAGLFDVSHMGEVMVEGPESLNYLQKMMTNDISTLEDDQALYTAMCYENGGTVDDLLVYRYDAETYLLVINASNIDKDVQWLKDHQIEGVTLENISEQTGQLALQGPLAQSILQQLTEEDLAGITFFRFKRDVKIGDYSVLVSRTGYTGEDGFELYCRAEDTPGLWRLLLEKGKESGLEPCGLGARDTLRFEAKLALYGQELSQSISPIEAGIGFAVKTNKETPFIGQEVLKDQKENGAPRKLVGIEMIDRGIPRFGYNVFVGEKEVGFVTTGTQSPTLGKNVGYVLIEKEFASMDQELTVEIRSKHVKAKVVKSPFYKRKS is encoded by the coding sequence ATGGTTACAGCTTTAAAAAGAACTCCGCTTTTCCCTTTATACAGTGAATATGGAGGAAAAGTCATTGATTTTGGAGGCTGGGAGCTTCCGGTTCAGTTTTCAGGTATTAAACAGGAACACCATGCTGTCAGAACGAAAGCAGGACTGTTTGACGTTTCCCATATGGGTGAAGTCATGGTGGAGGGGCCGGAGAGCCTGAACTACCTTCAGAAAATGATGACCAATGATATTAGCACGCTTGAAGACGATCAGGCGCTTTATACAGCCATGTGTTATGAAAACGGAGGGACGGTAGATGATCTTCTTGTTTACCGCTATGACGCTGAAACCTATCTCCTTGTCATTAATGCTTCAAATATAGATAAAGATGTTCAATGGTTAAAAGACCATCAGATCGAAGGGGTTACTCTTGAAAATATTTCAGAGCAAACGGGTCAGCTTGCTTTGCAGGGACCACTTGCACAATCCATTCTTCAACAGCTGACAGAAGAGGACCTCGCGGGTATTACATTCTTCCGTTTTAAAAGAGATGTGAAAATCGGAGACTATTCCGTGCTCGTATCGAGAACCGGCTATACAGGTGAGGACGGCTTTGAACTTTATTGCCGTGCTGAAGATACCCCTGGACTATGGAGGCTGCTGCTGGAAAAGGGTAAAGAGTCAGGGCTGGAGCCATGCGGTCTTGGTGCGCGTGATACACTGCGTTTTGAAGCGAAGCTTGCTCTTTACGGGCAGGAGCTTTCACAATCGATTTCTCCGATTGAAGCAGGAATCGGCTTTGCCGTTAAAACAAATAAGGAAACACCATTTATCGGACAGGAAGTGCTGAAGGATCAGAAGGAAAACGGTGCACCAAGGAAGCTTGTTGGCATCGAAATGATTGATCGTGGTATTCCACGTTTCGGTTATAACGTATTTGTAGGTGAAAAGGAAGTAGGTTTTGTTACGACCGGTACACAGTCCCCGACACTTGGTAAAAATGTTGGATACGTATTGATTGAAAAAGAATTCGCGTCAATGGATCAGGAACTTACAGTTGAAATCAGGTCCAAACATGTGAAAGCGAAAGTCGTAAAATCCCCATTTTATAAACGTAAATCATAA